One stretch of Oncorhynchus keta strain PuntledgeMale-10-30-2019 chromosome 16, Oket_V2, whole genome shotgun sequence DNA includes these proteins:
- the tmem187 gene encoding transmembrane protein 187 encodes MKSALLHVLVPVCVCVVLANTGLFNSVLVDMSYDHYAEKTVDYLPCYLAMPFNSLVNLGYIFMGIYWLLQRTDGKRDTRADYVKDMFALMAIAYAPVQWVRLATLLRAPAVLDQWFTLPIFAWVLVWCDFIEHGWRPRYMLTVELCSILSYGLSLVHDQGFEVALGCHVAFAVIKGVGVNRNHGDCHSRRYLGLAVLSCSGFVLLKLFDHTLARYRPFQHLTGHFWSKVCDILQFHYTFCFLTRFTKTD; translated from the coding sequence ATGAAGTCTGCATTGTTACACGTTTTGGTGCCCGTTTGTGTTTGTGTCGTTTTGGCGAACACTGGTCTATTCAACAGCGTTTTAGTCGACATGAGCTATGATCACTACGCCGAGAAGACAGTTGACTACTTACCCTGTTACCTGGCAATGCCATTCAACTCCTTGGTCAATTTGGGATACATTTTCATGGGCATTTACTGGCTACTTCAACGGACGGACGGTAAAAGAGACACTAGGGCAGATTACGTCAAAGACATGTTCGCACTCATGGCCATTGCCTACGCACCTGTGCAGTGGGTGCGCCTCGCGACTCTCCTTCGTGCGCCCGCTGTTTTGGACCAGTGGTTCACGCTTCCCATCTTCGCGTGGGTGCTGGTGTGGTGCGATTTTATCGAGCACGGTTGGCGGCCACGGTACATGTTAACGGTCGAGTTATGCTCCATTCTCAGCTATGGTCTTTCGCTGGTGCACGACCAAGGGTTCGAGGTGGCCCTCGGATGTCATGTGGCATTCGCGGTCATCAAAGGTGTAGGGGTAAACCGTAACCATGGGGACTGCCACTCCCGGAGATACCTGGGTCTTGCGGTACTGTCATGCAGTGGTTTCGTGTTGCTGAAACTGTTTGATCACACCCTGGCCCGGTACCGACCCTTCCAACATCTCACTGGACACTTCTGGTCCAAAGTGTGTGACATTCTGCAGTTCCACTACACTTTCTGCTTTCTCACGCGCTTCACCAAAACGGACTGA
- the ndufs8a gene encoding NADH:ubiquinone oxidoreductase core subunit S8a, translated as MSAALRVLYSVSRPGAFTAGHNLVRPISLSAQRDGFKYVNAQDLPTDMKSITDRAAQTLLWTELFRGLGMTMSYLFREPATINYPFEKGPLSPRFRGEHALRRYPSGEERCIACKLCEAICPAQAITIEAEPRSDGSRRTTRYDIDMTKCIYCGFCQEACPVDAIVEGPNFEFSTETHEELLYNKEKLLNNGDKWEAEIAANIQADYLYR; from the exons ATGTCTGCGGCGTTGCGTGTACTATATTCTGTGTCCCGGCCAG GTGCCTTTACGGCTGGACACAATTTGGTGCGTCCAATCAGTCTGTCGGCCCAGAGAGATGGATTCA agTACGTGAATGCTCAGGATCTGCCCACAGACATGAAGTCCATAACAGACCGAGCCGCTCAGACTCTGCTGTGGACGGAGCTCTTCAGAG GATTGGGCATGACCATGAGCTACCTATTCAGAGAGCCGGCCACCATAAACTACCCGTTTGAGAAGGGGCCCCTGTCGCCCCGTTTCCGCGGTGAGCATGCCCTGCGCAGGTACCCCTCTGGAGAGGAGCGCTGCATCGCCTGCAAGCTGTGTGAAGCAATCTGCCCTGCCCAG GCCATCACCATCGAGGCAGAGCCCCGATCGGACGGCAGCAGGAGGACGACGCGCTACGACATCGACATGACCAAGTGTATTTACTGTGGCTTCTGCCAGGAGGCCTGTCCTGTTGACGCCATCGTGGAG gGCCCCAACTTTGAGTTTTCCACAGAGACTCATGAGGAGCTGCTCTACAACAAAGAGAAACTGCTCAATAACGGAGACAAGTGGGAGGCTGAGATTGCTGCCAACATACAAGCTGATTACCTTTATCGATAG
- the si:dkey-9i23.8 gene encoding beta-1 adrenergic receptor: MTVSLCVIFTLPSIIPSISSWLWTLTSRLKMNDWANSSTSVVLERSWTRVERSVLVAVLSVEMVLGVIGNCLVLLVKIMCRGRFPCRYWVPFVSLTLSDLGSSLLIISGSLLAMLTKGQRSPWCEVVSLLKFAFITSSIGSIAILCVQRAKVVASTGRGASVVVALACLASWLTGVVFGSIPVVYNWIRYDPSEMLCAVFWESSYSDMLVYILCAFSICIFLPFILILFCSLFTAAGCKRNCDSDPNDLSSVTPLIVAFYLFCYTPFAVSELILLGRLDLSPAPDWLRTLSSVMSYLDCGLNPIIYCANQDFREAGLALFWTSRKLLFSEPVLTSMTKLEL, from the exons ATGACGGTCTCACTTTGTGTAATCTTCACTCTCCCATCCATAATTCCCTCTATCTCCTCATGGTTGTGGACTCTAACCAGCCGTCTTAAAA TGAACGATTGGGCCAACAGCAGCACATCGGTAGTGTTGGAGCGGTCTTGGACAAGGGTTGAGAGGTCAGTGCTGGTGGCAGTTCTGAGCGTGGAGATGGTGCTGGGGGTCATTGGAAACTGTCTGGTACTACTGGTAAAAATCATG TGTAGGGGTCGGTTTCCCTGTAGATACTGGGTCCCGTTCGTCAGTCTGACCCTCTCCGACCTTGGCTCCTCCCTGCTCATCATCTCTGGCTCCTTATTGGCTATGTTGACTAAGGGACAGAGGTCACCATGGTGCGAGGTCGTCAGCTTGCTCAAATTCGCCTTCATCACTTCCTCTATTGGAAGCATAG CGATTCTCTGCGTACAGCGAGCCAAGGTCGTGGCCTCCACAGGAAGAGGCGCCTCTGTTGTCGTGGCTCTGGCTTGCCTGGCTTCCTGGTTGACAGGGGTGGTGTTTGGGAGCATCCCTGTGGTCTACAACTGGATCAG GTACGACCCTTCAGAGATGCTGTGTGCAGTGTTCTGGGAGAGCAGTTACTCTGACATGCTAGTCTATATCCTCTGTGCTTTCTCCATCTGCATCTTCCTccccttcatcctcatcctcttctgctctctcttcacCGCTGCTGGCTGCAAGAGGAACTGCGACAG TGACCCAAATGAcctctcctctgtcactcctCTGATTGTGGCCTTCTACCTGTTCTGCTACACTCCCTTCGCTGTGTCTGag CTGATTCTCCTGGGTAGACTGGACCTATCCCCTGCACCTGATTGGCTGAGAACCCTGTCATCAGTGATGTCCTACCTAGACTGCGGGTTGAACCCCATTATCTACTGTGCCAATCAGGACTTCCGGGAGGCGGGACTTGCTCTGTTCTGGACCAGTAGGAAGTTATTATTCTCTGAGCCTGTGCTGACAAGCATGACAAAGTTGGAATTGTAA